In one Scomber japonicus isolate fScoJap1 chromosome 6, fScoJap1.pri, whole genome shotgun sequence genomic region, the following are encoded:
- the LOC128360957 gene encoding NADPH oxidase 4, translating into MVVSVRSWLANEGGKHLVLVLWLGANTWLFVKTFLLYSTGQQYHYLYKMLGLGLCISRASASVLNLNCSLVLLPMCRSLLTFVRGTHQVSSRKTRRLLDKSKTFHVACGVAICIFSVVHVSAHLVNVVNFSVSYSDDFPALNLARYKGEDPKLIILTTIPGITGVLLVLILFLMFTSSSYCVRISNYEIFWYTHNLFIVFYIILMVHMVGGALKYQTNLEAHPPGCLEANRSSSEQRGEELEQREDEERRCREEAHFQPHYPQTWLWVSGPLCLYCAERLYRYIRSSDPVTIVTVIRHPCDVIELRMLKKNFKARPGQYIVLNCPGVSSFENHPFTLTACPTENKQTFGIHLRVVGDWTERFTQLLLPEPRIDLEILPMVQQRRYPKLYVDGPFGSPSEEVFNYDVSLCVAGGIGVTPFACVLHALLDGWTGFRLQRLYFVWVCRELQSFYWFAELLNALHHKLWQENRPDYFNLKLYVSQTDSLQSMSEEKYRPLTSRLLVGRPRWKLLLDEIGRTNKHKRVGVFCCGPKGISRTLHRLCNSSRSSGTTFEFNKESFS; encoded by the exons cTAGGGCTTTGCATCAGCAGGGCGTCTGCATCTGTGCTGAACCTGAACTGCAGCTTGGTGCTGTTGCCCATGTGTCGCTCCCTGCTCACCTTTGTCAGAGGAACACATCAG gtatcaAGCAGGAAGACACGCAGACTCCTGGATAAGAGCAAGACCTTTCACGTGGCCTGTGGAGTTGCCATCTGCATCTTCTCTG TCGTACATGTTTCTGCACATCTGGTGAATGTCGTCAACTTCAGTGTCAGCTACTCAGACGACTTCCCGGCTCTTAATTTGGCCCGATACAAAGGAGAG GATCCAAAACTCATCATTTTAACCACAA TCCCAGGGATCACTGGTGTTCTGTTGGTTCTCATCCTCTTCCTGATGTTCACGTCGTCTTCCTACTGTGTACG gataTCCAACTATGAAATCTTCTGGTACACACACAACCTCTTCATCGTGTTCTACATCATCCTTATGGTGCACATGGTCGG TGGAGCATTGAAGTATCAGACTAATCTAGAGGCCCACCCTCCCGGCTGCCTCGAAGCCAATCGGAGCAGCTCGGAGCAGCGGGGGGAGGAGCTGGAACAGCGtgaggatgaagagaggagatgCAGAGAGGAGGCTCACTTCCAGCCTCACTACCCCCAG acatgGCTTTGGGTGTCTGGTCCTCTCTGCCTCTACTGTGCCGAGCGTCTCTACCGCTACATCCGGAGCAGTGACCCCGTTACCATAGTAACAGTCATCAGGCACCCCTGTGATGTCATCGAGCTGAGAATGCTGAAGAAGAACTTTAAAGCTCGTCCTGGGCAG tATATTGTTCTCAACTGTCCAGGTGTCTCTTCATTCGAGAACCATCCCTTCACGCTAACAGCG TgtcccacagagaacaagcaaACTTTTGGCATCCACCTCCGAGTCGTGGGAGACTGGACTG aGCGGTTCACACAGCTGTTACTTCCTGAGCCCAGGATAGACTTGGAGATCCTCCCCATGGTGCAACAGAGGAGATACCCCAA gctTTACGTTGACGGTCCATTCGGGAGTCCATCAGAGGAAGTGTTCAACTACGACGTCAGCCTCTGTGTGGCGGGTGGAATCGGGGTCACGCCGTTCGCCTGCGTACTGCACGCTCTGCT TGACGGCTGGACTGGATTCAGGCTGCAGAGGTTGTACTTCGTGTGGGTCTGCAGGGAGCTCCAGTCCTTCTACTGgtttgctgaactgctgaaCGCTCTGCATCATAAG ttgtggcAGGAGAACAGACCGGACTACTTTAATCTGAAACTCTacgtcagtcagacagacagcctTCAG AGCATGTCCGAGGAGAAGTACCGGCCGCTCACCTCCAGGCTGCTGGTCGGCAGACCCAGGTGGAAGTTACTGCTGGATGAGATTGGGAGGACCAATAAGCA taAGCGAGTGGGCGTGTTCTGCTGCGGACCTAAAGGAATCTCCAGGACTCTCCACAGACTGTGTAACTCGTCCCGCTCCTCCGGAACAACCTTCGAATTCAACAAGGAATCGTTCAGCTGA